The following DNA comes from Pseudomonas triticicola.
CCCGCAACTTCACAGTTGCGGGGGCTTTTTACATTCCAGCAGCCACCAAAATCCCTGTGGGAGCGAGCCTGCTCGCGAATGCGGTGGGTCAGTTTACAGATTCGTCGACTGACACTGCGTCTTCGCGAGCAGGCTCGCTCCTACAAGGGGTTGCGCTGGATTCAGGCAACTCGTCAGTCCCGCTGGCCAAGCTGAACATCTATCCACGTGACATCATCGTCGCCAACGCTAAAGTCGCTATCCGGCGCCGCCAACAAAATGCTTTGCTGGGCTTGCGTCAAGTCCGCCCAAAAGCCATCAGTGACAAATACCAAGCGCTCAACAGCCTTCAGTGCACAACAAACAAAGTCAGGGTTCGGAACCCGATTGATCTTCAAGCATCGAGTTACCGAATTTCGCGCGGGGTCTCGCGCCAACTCACAGTGCGAACGGTCGCGCCGCCAATTGGCCTTGCAATGAGGTGGCGTAATCCACTCGATGGCTCCCGCCAGCGTCGCAATCCCGCATGAACAGTCACCTTCGTATGCAATGGTGAGTCGGTCATGCGCGACCAAGCCAATCAGGTAACAGATGGCTCCCGTCTGATCAGCAGGCAACGACGCATGAAAATCCGCCAGTATTGACCCCAATAGACGCTCAACTGCTTCGGGTTCTGCAGGATAGCCCCCCTGCTCCATCCGTGTGGAATGAGCCGCCAACATGCCCCTTACGAAGCTTTCAGCCAGCTGTCCACTGCCGCGCCTGGAAGTGCCATCCGCGACAACAAAAAAACCGCCGTCACCCTCACAGGTCGCTCCGGCATAGTCATTATTTGCCCTGCTGGCTTGCCCAGTGATTGATCGGGAGTGGTATCTCATGCGCTGGCCAGCGCTTTCAAACGCCTGTGAATAATCTGCCCTCTGCCTGGATTCGTCTGCACCGAGCCTGAACTTTCGATCACATAGCCAACCCCGTCGAGCGCCATCAGTTTGCGGATTCCATCTGTGACGAACGCCTTAAGGTCGCTGTCAGCCTGGCGCACCTCCTCCAACAGCTCAGGCCGACCATCGATCAAGATGATCATGTCCTCGACATCCTTGTGATAAGGATCACCATTTCCCCGACCAGCGAAAGCTTCCAGTTTCGTCGCGAGAAAATACGTGGGCTGGAATATCTGGATGACAGTGCCGCTGGGCAAGGTGAATTTATCCGCACTCGCCAGCCCCTCGACGAACCAGCGGTTGGCATAGCCGAGTACTGCAGGGTCGGAAGGCATGACATCCACAACAACGTCATTGAAGCGAAAACGACAATTGACCTCGTCCTCACCGGTGATCTTGAATCCCTTGGCAGCCAGCCGTTCAGTGAGTTGGTTCCAGGCGCTGATACCGGCCAACTCGATCACTAAATCAACGTCATCAGTGAAACGAATGTCGTCCAGCACGGCTGTATCTGTAACCAGCATGGCAGTTGTGCAACCGCCAACAAAAGCAACTTCGGCGAGAAACGCCTCGCCCAAGCCTTCAGCCACGAACTCAATAAGTTCGTAGTTGTGATCCGCGTTTGACGACATGTTATTTAAGCCCCATCCCTGCCTTCAGAATACTGATTGCCACACCACACTCACGCGGACCACCCAGACGGATTGCATCAGCGAGCGCCAGATAGTGGTAAAGGATCCGGTCTTTTTTCACCGCTTCCGGCACTGTTTTGTAAAGCGGCTCTATCGCTTGGCCTCGCTCGGTTCCCTGCGCATCCGGCCAGACCGGAATCAAACCACCCGCACTCTTGATGCTTTTGGACAGCGCAGGCGCCGCAAAGCCTGTGGGTATGCCACGAACCATCGCGCCAGGCTTGACCGGGAAGAAGTACTTCAGCGCGTACTCGGTGATTTTCAGCAGTTCCCGGCGGTGCACTTTGGCAAGCCCGGTGTCGTAGTCATGGATGAGCAATCCGGATTCCCGGCATCGGGCGAGCGCATTTGAGACTTCGCTTTTGCTCAGTCCGAGAGAGGCAGACAGCGCACGCAGAGAGTACCGATCGCTCCAACTTGTCAGCGGTGGATCAGATGCTGGTTCCGCCCATCCCTCCCAGCCTGGCCCATCAGCGAAAGGCGAATCGAGTTCGCGGCGATGGAAGATTGTGTCTTCCCCATCAGTGGAGTAGGTGACCAATGGCTTACCCACACCCTCCCCTGCGGTCATTCGGCTGACGACATAAGGCCTGAGCAGCTCTTCGACCCTGTCCGAATTCGATTCGGCCTCCATCTCCCCCAAGAGGTTCTCTTCCTGAGCGTGGAGACTGGCCATTTTGAACAAAAGTAAAATGTCTTGACTCTTCATTTAGCTCAAAACCTCAAGTGTCCACATTCCATAAAACGTGGACACTTGTCTCACTGCCGAGGCCGGGTCGTCAAGCCCTTGGGTCGATCACTAATCGCTGCATACCTTGCCCGCATATCGTCATGGCTGATTGCGCGGACCAAATCAAAGATGAGCAATCGTTCACTGGCCTTCTTTTCGATCAGAAGCTCCTCTGGTTCATCCTGTAGTTCTTGTGCCGCTGATGCCGTCATACGAACCTGAATGCTGTGCACACGTCGCTTCGTGCGTGACGTTTAGTTTCGTTTACTTCCAGTCTCGCAATATCAGATGACGCCCACAGACCTTGTAGGCAAACTCCGAAACTCTTGTTGGGCCGCTGTGCCGCTCTATTGCGCTGTTTTTTGACGGGATACTCTCCGGACGTCGCTGACCCATTCAGCGATCGGGTGTGGTAACCCGGAGAAACCATCGCAACAGCCCGCTCCTCGAGTTATGGCGGCTGTGCGTGGGACGCTTTCAGGCGTGCCGGTTTCCTTGGTTCCCGGTTTACCACCCTGCGTACAGTTGCCTCCCTTTCGCGTGGTAACGAAAGTCGCGGCGCTTCGAACTAAGGAGTAACACGATGACCGAACCTGATCTGCACGGACTCGCAAGCGTTAAAACCATCGGCTTCACCCCTTTCCTCTACAACTCGGATCAAGCGTTCTTCAACGTCCGCTCCGGCATTCCGATCATCGATGCCTTGTCCCAATCCTCCGACCTGCTGTCCCTCGCCAAATCCTTCGCCGAGGATGCTGCTTTCATCAAAGACACCGACCGCCACGCCTGGGCTGCGCATTACCTGACGGTGTTGGGCAAGGCCTTGATTGATGACGTGATCCAAGCGCTGATCCCACGACCTGCGCGGACGAAGACTGAATCTGAAGAAGAATTACCTGATAGCCACTAACACTGCAGACCCTTGTGGGAGCGAGCCTGCTCGCGAATCCGGTGGGTCAGCCACCACATGCTTCGACTGACACTACGCCTTCGCGAGCAGGCTCGCTCCCACAGGGAATCAGCGGTGGTTTGAGGATTGGGCACAGGCACAAAAAAGCCCCCGCCAGACACAAGGCTGACGGGGGCTTTTTGGTTGGAGCCAGGCTTACATTTCGACCTGCGTCCCCAACTCAATCACCCGGTTCAGCGGTAGATTAAAAAACCGCAAATTGCCATTGGCATTCTTCAACATGAACGCAAACAACGCCTCACGCCAACGCGCCATCCCCTCGAGTTTCGAAGCAATCACCGTTTCACGGCTGAGGAAGTAGGTCGTGCGCATCGGGCTGAAGTCGAGGTCTTCAAGGTGGCACAGCTTCAGCGCCTGCGGCACGTCGGGCTCGTCGGTGAAGCCGAAGTGCAGGATCACCCGGAAGAAGCCTTCACCATGCGCTTCCACTTCGAAGCGCCGCGATGGCGGCACACGGGGGATGTCTTCGTAGACCACCGTCAGCAACACCACTTGCTCATGCAGCACCTGGTTATGCAGCAGGTTGTGCAAAAGCGCATGCGGCACGGCGTCGGAGCGGGCGGTGAGGAACACCGCTGTGCCCTGTACGCGATGCGGCGGTTGCACGCGGATGCTGCTGATGAAGATCGGCAGCGGCAGCGCGCCTTCGTCGAGGCGTTCGACCAGCAGCTGTTTGCCGCGCTTCCAGGTGGTCATCAGCACGAACAGCGCGATACCGGCGATCACCGGGAACGCGCCGCCCTGAACGATCTTCGGCACGTTGGCAGCGAAGTACAGGCCATCCACCAGCAGGAAGCCAAGCAACACCGGCACCGCGAGGATCGGTGGCCATTTCCACAGCAGCAGCATCACGGCGGACACCAGAATGGTAGTCATCAGCATCGTGCCAGTCACTGCCACGCCGTAGGCCGAGGCCAGTGCACCGGAGGATTCGAAGCCCAGCACCAACAGGACCACGCCGACCATCAGCGCCCAGTTCACCGCGCCGATGTAGATCTGGCCTTGCTCATCGCTGGAGGTGTGCTGGATGTACATGCGCGGTATGTAACCGAGCTGGATCGCCTGACGGGTCAGGGAGAACGCACCGGAAATCACCGCTTGCGAAGCGATCACCGTGGCCAGGGTAGACAGGCCGACCAGCGGAATCAGCGCCCAGCTCGGTGCCAGCAGGTAGAACGGGTTACGCGCTGCGTCAGGGTTTTCCAGCAGCAATGCGCCCTGGCCGAAGTAGTTGAGCACCAGCGCCGGCAGCACCAGCAGGAACCAGGCGCGGGCGATCGGCTTGCGGCCGAAG
Coding sequences within:
- a CDS encoding serine/threonine protein phosphatase gives rise to the protein MRYHSRSITGQASRANNDYAGATCEGDGGFFVVADGTSRRGSGQLAESFVRGMLAAHSTRMEQGGYPAEPEAVERLLGSILADFHASLPADQTGAICYLIGLVAHDRLTIAYEGDCSCGIATLAGAIEWITPPHCKANWRRDRSHCELARDPARNSVTRCLKINRVPNPDFVCCALKAVERLVFVTDGFWADLTQAQQSILLAAPDSDFSVGDDDVTWIDVQLGQRD
- a CDS encoding MarR family transcriptional regulator, which encodes MKSQDILLLFKMASLHAQEENLLGEMEAESNSDRVEELLRPYVVSRMTAGEGVGKPLVTYSTDGEDTIFHRRELDSPFADGPGWEGWAEPASDPPLTSWSDRYSLRALSASLGLSKSEVSNALARCRESGLLIHDYDTGLAKVHRRELLKITEYALKYFFPVKPGAMVRGIPTGFAAPALSKSIKSAGGLIPVWPDAQGTERGQAIEPLYKTVPEAVKKDRILYHYLALADAIRLGGPRECGVAISILKAGMGLK
- a CDS encoding DUF3077 domain-containing protein — protein: MTEPDLHGLASVKTIGFTPFLYNSDQAFFNVRSGIPIIDALSQSSDLLSLAKSFAEDAAFIKDTDRHAWAAHYLTVLGKALIDDVIQALIPRPARTKTESEEELPDSH
- a CDS encoding potassium transporter Kup, whose product is MLVAAVGVVYGDIGTSPLYTLKEVFSGGYGVPVNHDGVLGILSLIFWSLIWVVSIKYMMFVLRADNQGEGGIMALTALARRAAAGRKRLRTLLVVCGLIGAALFYGDSMITPAISVLSAIEGLGLAFEGIDHWVVPLSLVVLVALFLIQRHGTARIGILFGPIMVTWFLVLGALGVYGISHTPEVLHALNPMWAVNFFVVHPGMGVAILGAVVLALTGAEALYADMGHFGRKPIARAWFLLVLPALVLNYFGQGALLLENPDAARNPFYLLAPSWALIPLVGLSTLATVIASQAVISGAFSLTRQAIQLGYIPRMYIQHTSSDEQGQIYIGAVNWALMVGVVLLVLGFESSGALASAYGVAVTGTMLMTTILVSAVMLLLWKWPPILAVPVLLGFLLVDGLYFAANVPKIVQGGAFPVIAGIALFVLMTTWKRGKQLLVERLDEGALPLPIFISSIRVQPPHRVQGTAVFLTARSDAVPHALLHNLLHNQVLHEQVVLLTVVYEDIPRVPPSRRFEVEAHGEGFFRVILHFGFTDEPDVPQALKLCHLEDLDFSPMRTTYFLSRETVIASKLEGMARWREALFAFMLKNANGNLRFFNLPLNRVIELGTQVEM